The following proteins come from a genomic window of Sorex araneus isolate mSorAra2 chromosome 1, mSorAra2.pri, whole genome shotgun sequence:
- the CCIN gene encoding calicin, translated as MKLEFTEKNYNSFVLQNLNKQRKRKEYWDMALTVDHHVFFAHRNVLAAVSPLVKSLISNNDMKTTDELFITIDPNYLSPATVDHLLEYFYSGKVVISEQNVEELLRGAQYFNTPRLRIHCNDFLIKSIRRANCLRYLFLAELFELKEVSDLAYSGIRDNFHYWASPEGSVHFMRCPPIIFGRLLRDENLHVLNEDQALNALINWVYFRKDEREKYFKKFFNYINLNAVSNKTLMFASSKLMGMENSSVHATLIESVLMDRKQERPCSLLSYQRKGALLDSVVILGGQKAHGKFNDGVFAYIIQENLWLKLSEMPYRAAALSATSAGRYIYISGGTTEQISGLKTAWRYDMDDNSWTKLPDLPIGLVFHTMVTCGGTVYSVGGSIAPRRYVSSIYRYDERKESWCLAGKMSIPMDGTAVITKGDRNLYIVTGRCLVKGYISRVGVVDCFDTNTGDVVQCITFPIEFNHRPLLSFCQENILCVHSHRQSVEINLQKIKANKTTTSVPLLPNNCPLDVSHAICSIGDGKVFVCGGVTTACDVQTKDYTINPNAYLLDQKANEWKTLAPPPEALDCPACCLAKLPCKVLQRI; from the coding sequence ATGAAATTGGAATTCACTGAGAAGAACTACAACAGCTTCGTGCTGCAGAACCTGAACAAGCAGAGGAAACGCAAAGAGTACTGGGACATGGCTCTGACTGTGGACCACCATGTCTTCTTTGCACACCGCAATGTGCTGGCTGCTGTCTCTCCACTGGTGAAGAGCCTCATCTCTAACAATGACATGAAGACCACCGACGAGCTCTTCATCACCATCGACCCCAACTACCTGAGTCCGGCCACAGTGGACCATCTCCTGGAATACTTCTACAGCGGCAAGGTAGTGATCTCAGAGCAGAACGTCGAGGAGCTCCTGCGCGGGGCCCAGTATTTCAACACTCCACGCCTGCGGATCCACTGCAACGACTTTCTGATCAAGTCGATCCGCCGTGCCAACTGCTTGCGCTACCTCTTCTTGGCCGAGTTGTTTGAGCTCAAAGAGGTATCGGATCTGGCCTACTCTGGCATTCGGGACAACTTCCACTACTGGGCCAGTCCGGAGGGCTCTGTGCACTTCATGCGCTGCCCCCCCATCATCTTTGGCCGCCTGCTCCGAGACGAGAACTTGCATGTGCTCAACGAGGACCAGGCGCTCAACGCGCTCATCAACTGGGTGTACTTCCGGAAGGACGAGCGGGAGAAGTACTTCAAGAAATTCTTCAACTACATCAACCTGAACGCCGTCTCAAACAAGACGCTGATGTTCGCCAGCAGTAAGCTGATGGGGATGGAGAATAGCTCAGTCCATGCCACCCTGATTGAGAGTGTCCTGATGGATCGCAAACAGGAACGGCCGTGCAGCCTGCTGAGCTACCAACGGAAAGGGGCCCTGCTTGATTCCGTGGTCATCCTCGGAGGGCAGAAGGCCCATGGCAAGTTCAATGATGGAGTGTTCGCCTATATCATCCAGGAGAACCTGTGGCTGAAGCTCTCGGAGATGCCCTACCGTGCCGCGGCCCTCAGTGCCACCTCCGCGGGCCGCTACATCTATATCTCTGGTGGCACCACAGAGCAGATTTCAGGACTGAAGACCGCTTGGCGGTATGACATGGATGACAACTCCTGGACCAAGCTGCCTGACTTGCCGATTGGCCTTGTCTTCCACACCATGGTGACCTGTGGAGGGACCGTGTACTCAGTGGGGGGGAGCATCGCGCCGAGGCGGTATGTCTCCAGCATCTATCGCTACGATGAGCGCAAAGAGTCCTGGTGCCTCGCAGGGAAGATGAGCATCCCGATGGATGGCACAGCTGTGATCACCAAGGGTGACCGGAACCTGTACATTGTCACCGGGCGGTGCTTGGTGAAGGGCTACATCTCCCGGGTCGGAGTGGTGGACTGTTTCGACACCAACACCGGGGATGTGGTCCAGTGTATCACCTTTCCCATTGAGTTCAACCACCGGCCCCTGCTCTCTTTCTGTCAGGAGAACATCCTCTGTGTCCACAGCCACCGCCAGAGTGTGGAGATCAACCTGCAGAAGATAAAGGCCAACAAGACCACCACCTCGGTGCCTCTGTTGCCCAACAACTGCCCATTGGATGTGTCCCACGCTATATGCTCCATTGGAGATGGCAAGGTCTTTGTATGTGGGGGTGTCACCACAGCCTGTGATGTCCAGACCAAGGACTACACCATCAATCCCAACGCCTACTTGCTGGACCAAAAGGCAAACGAGTGGAAgaccctagcccccccacccgaGGCACTGGACTGTCCAGCCTGCTGTCTAGCCAAGTTGCCCTGCAAGGTTCTTCAAAGGATTTAA